A stretch of Perognathus longimembris pacificus isolate PPM17 chromosome 1, ASM2315922v1, whole genome shotgun sequence DNA encodes these proteins:
- the Krt18 gene encoding keratin, type I cytoskeletal 18, translating into MSFTTHSTSFSTNYRSLGSVRGPSLWVRPASSAASVYAGAGGSGSRISVSRSTSLRSGLGSSGGLAAAGVGSVTGLSGIQTEKETMQDLNDRLASYLDRVRNLEMDNQRLEGKIREHLEKKGPPVRDWGHYFKTIEELRAQIFASSVDNARILLQIDNARLAADDFRVKYETELAMRQSVEADLNGLRKVIDDTNITRLQLETEIEALKEELLFMKKNHEEEIKGLQAQIASSGLTVEVDAPKPQDLKKILEDMRSQYEELARKNQEELDKHWSQQIEESTTMVTMESKNLEDAKGVLTELRRTYQGLAIERDIIESEKLSLENSLQDVETRNSMQIDQLNSVLKHLESELAQTRAEGQRQTQEYEALLNIKVKLEAEIATYRRLLEDGEDFSLSDALDSSNSMQTIQKTTTRRIVDGKVVSEFNDTKVLRH; encoded by the exons ATGAGCTTCACCACCCACTCCACCTCCTTCTCCACCAACTACCGGTCCCTAGGCTCTGTCCGGGGGCCCAGCCTCTGGGTGCGGCCCGCCAGCAGCGCGGCCAGCGTCTATGCAGGCGCAGGGGGCTCGGGGTCCCGGATCTCTGTGTCCCGCTCCACCAGTCTCCGGAGTGGCCTGGGATCCTCCGGGGGCCTGGCTGCCGCCGGGGTAGGAAGCGTAACAGGACTAAGTGGCATCCAGACCGAGAAGGAGACCATGCAAGACCTGAACGACCGCCTGGCCTCCTACCTGGACCGAGTGCGGAACCTGGAGATGGATAATCAACGCCTGGAGGGAAAAATCCGGGAGCATCTGGAGAAAAAGGGGCCCCCGGTCAGAGACTGGGGACACTACTTCAAGACCATCGAGGAGCTGAGGGCTCAG ATCTTTGCAAGTTCTGTGGACAATGCCCGCATCCTCCTGCAGATCGACAATGCTCGCCTGGCAGCAGACGACTTCAGAGTCAA GTATGAGACTGAGCTGGCCATGCGCCAGTCTGTAGAGGCCGACCTCAATGGGCTCCGCAAGGTCATTGATGACACCAATATCACCCGACTGCAGCTGGAGACAGAAATTGAGGCTCTGAAAGAGGAGCTGCTGTTCATGAAGAAGAACCACGAAGAG GAAATCAAGGGTCTCCAGGCCCAGATCGCCAGCTCTGGGTTGACCGTGGAGGTAGATGcccccaagcctcaggacctcaAGAAGATCTTGGAAGACATGCGGTCCCAATATGAGGAACTGGCTCGGAAGAACCAAGAGGAACTGGACAAGCACTGGTCCCAGCAG ATTGAGGAGAGCACCACAATGGTCACCATGGAGTCCAAAAACCTTGAAGATGCTAAGGGGGTGCTCACAGAGCTGAGACGCACATACCAGGGCTTGGCTATTGAAAGGGACATCATAGAAAGTGAG AAGCTCAGCTTGGAAAACAGCCTGCAGGACGTGGAGACCCGCAATAGCATGCAGATAGATCAGCTCAATAGTGTCCTGAAGCACCTGGAGTCTGAACTGGCCCAGACCCGGGCAGAAGGACAGCGCCAGACCCAGGAGTATGAGGCTCTGCTGAATATCAAGGTCAAACTGGAGGCGGAGATCGCCACCTACCGCCGCCTGCTGGAAGATGGGGAGGACTTCAG TCTCAGTGACGCCCTGGACAGCAGCAACTCCATGCAAACCATCCAAAAGACCACTACCCGCAGGATTGTGGATGGCAAAGTGGTGTCTGAGTTCAATGACACCAAAGTGTTGAGACACTGA